In Anomaloglossus baeobatrachus isolate aAnoBae1 chromosome 2, aAnoBae1.hap1, whole genome shotgun sequence, the DNA window tttccctgtctatctctgtctgtttgtctgtctttttctgtctctctgtctcaccaccgacatcttattacctcacacataaacttcttatactaacagtttattttgtttatttttgacAGTTGCTTTTAATAGACCgtatctcccacctccattcagattaatggaggcaggattttggagactaactgtaaagaccggggttaaattttcttgtccaaacatagtctatgacattccctgagtcacatgaggcgtctgtgcaaaagttcgtgattgtaaatgcgacggtgcggattcctttagcagacacacacacacacacacatacatacacacacacacatacacacacacacatacacacatacacacatacacacacacacacatacacatacacatacacacacacacatacacatacacacacacacatacatacatacacacacatacaccacagacacacacacacatacacacacacacacacatacacacatacacacacacacacatacacacacacacacacacatacacacacacacacacatacatacatacacatacatacacacacacacatacacacatacatacacacatacacacacacacacatacacacatacatacacacatacatacacacacacacatacacacatacatacacacatacacacacacacacacacacacatatacatacatacacacatacaccacagacacacacatacatacatacatacacacacatacacacacacacacatacacacacacatacatacatacacacacatacatacacacacacacatacacacatacatacacacatacacacacacacacacatacacacatacacacacatacacacacacacacacacatacacacacacacatacacacacacacatacacacacacatacacacatacatacatacacaaacacacatatatacacacacatacacacatatatacatacacacacacatacatacacacacatacatacacacacatacacacacacatacatacacacacatacatacacatacacacacacatacacacatacacacatatatacacacacacatacacacacatacacacacatacacacacacatacacacacacacatacacatatacacacacacatacatacacacacatacaccacagacacacacacacacacacatacacacacacacatacatacatacacacacatacacacatacacacacacacacacacacacacatacacacacatacatacatacacacacatacatacacacacatacacacatacacacatacatacacacacacatacacacacacacacacatacacacatacacacacacacatacacacacacacacatacacacatacatacatacacacacacacacacacatatatacacacacacacacatatatacacacacacacacacatacatacacatacatacacacacacatacacacacatacacatacacacacacatacacacacacacatacacacatacacacatatatacacacacacacacatacacacatacacatacacacacacatacacacatacatacatacacacatacacacacacatatacacacacacacacacacatatatacacacaaacacacatacacacacatacatacacacacacatacacacacacatacatacacacacatacacacacatacacacacatacacacacacatacacacacacacacacacacatatatacacacacacacacatacacacacacatacatacacacacacatacacacacacatacatacacacacacatacacacacatacacacacacatacacacacacacacatacacacatacacacatatatacacacacacacatacacacacacatacatacacacacacacacacatacacacacacatacacacacatacacacacacatacacacacacatacacacacacatacacacacacacacacacatacacacacatatatacacacatacacacatatatacacacacacatacacacacacacatacatacacacacacacatacacatacacacacatacatacacacacacacacatacacacacacacatacactcagctttatatattacattaatGACTTAGACTGGGACCGTGCTATCTGCTGTGTAGTCAGGCTGTGCCGAGGAGAAGCCTAAGAGACGCCTTCATTGGGCCTGCGCAGGAGGACGAGGTCCCTGACTGCCGATATTCGGAGACCACCCCAGTCCTTCAGAGGCTGCAGATGGAGCTTGTAACCAAGACGACACAAGCAGCACTGACATGAGTCACCTGCCGTTCAATGGCCCAAAAGAGAAAATATCCGGGGCCCTATGGCCTTCAGCCGCCATCTTCTACCCTATTACATTAGGTGGACAcctgaaaaaaaaagattttgagtTTCCTTCTTCCTATGAGCAACCATAATGGATGAAATGACTACTGTGTACACAGATCTTCAGTCCTGGGGCACAGATTCAGTAGTCCATGGGTAGGTGGGCTCCACAATTATTGGGACCAGTGCACTGACATTTACATGACATGAAGGGCTCTACGGTGAGAACAAGACGAGACACAACATGAGGACACCATTTTGTCCAGCACAATTTCTAGTTCTCATGCAGTCACTTCTAGGTAGCAGTGGGTGATAGAAATGGGGCTTTAACCCCTTGTTTGCTTTGACCTATGACATCCGCATCTCCTAGACTGCCCTCATGGTGGCCGGTGCCTGCCCATAGAGACATGCCAGTGTCGCCCAGATGCCATGTAGTCATGGCCAGCACCGGACTGGCTGACACCTGTGGTGGCCTCATTACATGTGGAGCTTGTGCGGTTCACTCCAGACTCACCACCACAGAGACTCAAGGGTAGCTGAACTACTAAACACTTACGGTATATATGTTACAGCCTCTGCTCAGTAGTGTTAGTCAGAGAGGATCCAGCTTCAGAAACCCCTCATATCCCTCAAAAGAAGGGTGAGAAACACTCTGCTTATCCAAGAGCAGAGCACTCCAGCAACCATAGACTTCCATTGACCTCATGTACAAATCTACTCAAACTCAAGAATAAGCTGAGTGTCTCTCCCCCTCCACCATATGCCTCTGTGCCCATCCAAACTCCTCTGCCCATCCAGACTCATCTGTCCCTTTTCTCTAGACTTCTCCATCCTTTTTCTCTAGACTTCTCCGTCCCCTTTCTCCTgactcctctgtcccctttctTCAGACATCTCTGTCCCCTTTCTCCAGACTCCACTGTCCATTTTCTCTAGACTTCCCCGTCCCTTTTCTCTAGACTACTCTGTACCTtttcttcagactcctctgtcccttttCTCTAGACGTCTCTGTCCCCTTTCTCCTGACTCCTCTGTCCCTTTTCTCTAGACTACTCTGTCCCCTTTCTTCAGACTCCACTGTCCATTTTCTCTAGACTTCCCCGTCCCTTTTCTCTAGACTACTCTGTACCTTTTCTCTAGACTACTCTGTCCCTtttcttcagactcctctgtcccttttCTCTAGACTTCTGTCCCTTTTCTCTAGACTTCTCTGTCCCCTTTCTCCTGACTCCTCTGTCCCTTTTATCTAGAATTCTCTGTCCTCtttctgcagactcctctgtcccttttCTCTAGACTTCTCTGTCCCCTTTCTCCTGACTCCTCTGTCCCTTTTCTCTAGACTTCTCTGTCCcctttctccagactcctctgtcccttttCTCTAGACTACTCTGTCTCTTTTCTCTAGACTTCTCTGTCCCcctttctccagactcctctgtcccttttCTCTAGACTACTCTGTCCCTTTTCTCTAGACGTCTCTGTCCCCTTTCTCCAGACTCCTTGTTCCCTTTTCTCTAGACTCCTCTACCCCCTTTCTCTAGACTCCTCCGTCCCTTTTCTCTAGACTTCTGTTActtttctccagactcctctgtctcttttctctagACTTCTCTGTCCCTTTTCTCCAGACTACTCTGTCCCTTTTCTCCAGACTACTCTGTCCCTTTTCTCCAGACTACTCTGTCCCTTTTCTCCAGACTACTCTGTCCCTTTTCTTCCGACTACTCTGTCCCTTTTCTTCAGACTACTCTGTCCCTTTTCTTTAGACTACTCTGTCCCTTTTCTCTAGACTACTCTGTCCCTTTTCTTTAGACTACTCTGTCCCTTTTCTCTAGACTACTCTGTCCCTTTTCTTCAGACTACGCTGTCCCTTTTCTCTAGACTTCTCTGTCCcctttctccagactcctctgtcccttttCTCTAGAATTCTCTGTCCTCTTTCTGCAGacttctctgtctcttttctctagACTACTCTGTCCCTTTTCTCCAGACTACTCTGTCCCTTTTCTCTAGACTTCTCTGtcccttttctctagactcccctgtccCTTTTCTCCAGACTACCCTGTCACTTTTCTCCAGACTACTCTGTCCCTTTTCTTCAGACTACTCTGTCCCTTTTCTTCAGACTACTCTGTCCCTTTTCTCCAGACTACTCTGTCCCTTTTCTTCAGACTACTCTGTCCCTTTTCTCCAGACTACTCTGTCCCTTTTCTCCAGACTACTCTGTCCCTTTTCTCTAGACTACTCTGTCCCTTTTCTCTAGACTACTCTGTCCCTTTTCTCTAGACTACTCTGTCCCTTTTCTCTAGACTACTCTGTCCCTTTTCTCTAGACTACTCTGTCTCTTTTCTCTAGACTACTCTGTCCCTTTTCTCCAGACTACTCTGTCCCTTTTCTCTAGACTACTCTGTCCCTTTTCTCTAGACTACTCTGTCCTtttccttcagactcctctgtcccttttCTCTAGAATTCTCTGTTCTCtttctgcagactcctctgtctcttttctctagACTACTCTGTCCCTTTTCTCCAGACTACTCTGTCCCTTTTCTCTAGACTTCTCTGtcccttttctctagactcccctgtcaCTTTTCTCCAGACTACTCTGTCCCTTTTCTTCAGACTACTCTGTCCCTTTTCTTCAGACTACTCTGTCCCTTTTCTCCAGACTACTCTGTCCCTTTTCTCCAGACTACTCTGTCCCTTTTCTTCAGACTACTCTGTCCCTTTTCTCCAGACTACTCTGTCCCTTTTCTCCAGACTACTCTGTCCCTTTTCTCTAGACTACTCTGTCCCTTTTCTCTAGACTACTCTGTCCCTTTTCTCCAGACTACTCTGTCCCTTTTCTCCAGACTACTCTGTCCCTTTTCTCTAGACTACTCTGTCCCTTTTCTCTAGactactctgtcctttttcttcagactcctctgtcccttttctctagaattctctgtcctctttctgcagactcctctgtctcttttctccagactcctctgtgcctTTTCTCTAGACTTCTCTGTCCCCCTTCTCCAGACTATTCTGTCTCTTTTCTCTAGACTTCTCTGTCCCCCttctccagacttgtctgtctatcTCCACACTCTTCTGTCTTCCTCATTCAGATTCCTCTAGACCTCTCTGTCCTCTCTGCACTCCTCCTCTGGCCACTGCTTATCTCCTTTGATAATTAAAGGATTGGATGTGCCTATAGTGACCACCTGGTGGTTGTGATGTGAACTGCAGCTTGTCATGGATTCTGTCATCATTGACATTATACAAATTGTAGCCCTAACCAAATTCAAGAAGAGATAATGCTATAACCCTCTGTATAGAcctctgtacagttaggtccagaaatatttggacagtgacacaagttttgttattttagctgtttacaaaaacatgttcagaaatacaattctatatataatatgggctgaaagtgcacactcccagctgcaatatgagagttttcacatccaaatcggagaaagggtttaggaatcatagctctgtaatgcatagcctcctctttttaaagggaccaaaagtaattggacaagggactctaagggctgcaattaactctgaaggcgtctccctcgttaacctgtaatcaatgaagtagttaaaaggtctggggttgattacaggtgtgtggttttgcatttggaagctgttgctgtgaccagacaacatgcggtctaaggaactctcaattgaggtgaagcagaacatcctgaggctgaaaaaaaagaaaaaatccatcagagagatagcagacatgcttggagtagcaaaaccaacagtcgggtacattctgagaaaaaaggaattgactggtgagcttgggaactcaaaaaggcctgggcgtccacggatgacaacagtggtggatgatcgccgcatactttctttggtgaagaagaacccgttcacaacatcaactgaagtccagaacactctcagtgaagtaggtgtatctgtctctaagtcaacaataaagagaagactccatgaaagtaaatacaaagggttcacatctagatgcaaaccattcatcaattccaaaaataggcaggccagagttacatttgctgaaaaacacctcatgaagccagctcagttctggaaaagtattctatggacagatgagacaaagatcaacctggagcagaatgatgggaagaaaaaagtttggagaagaaagggaacggcacatgatccaaggcacaccacatcctctgtaaaacatggtggaggcaacgcgatggcatgggcatgcatggctttcaatggcactgggtcacttgtgtttattgatgacataacaggaggcaagagtagccggatgaattctgaagtgtaccgggatatactttcagcccagattcagccaaatgctgcaaagttgatcggacggcgcttcatagtacagatggacaatgaccccaagcatacagccaaagctacccaggagttcatgagtgcaaaaaagtggaacattctgcaatggccaagtcaatcaccagatcttaacccaattgagcatgcatttcacttgctcaaatccagacttaagacggaaagacccacaaacaagcaagacctgaaggctgcggctgtaaaggcctggcaaagcattaagaaggaagaaacccagcgtttggtgatgtccatgggttccagacttaaggcagtgattgcctccaaaggattcgcaacaaaatattgaaaataaaaatattttgtttgggtttggtttatttgtccaattacttttgacctcctaaaatgtggagtgtttgtaaagaaatgtgacaattcctacaatttctatcagatatttttgttcaaaccttcaaattaaacgttacaatctgcacttgaattctgttgtagagatttcatttcaaatccaatgtggtggcatgcagagcccaactcgcgaaaattgtgtcactgtccaaagatttctggacctaactgtatatctgtgtATACCGCTGTGTGTCCCTTTTATAGAATTTCATCCCTTCCATGCATTCCGCCCCTACCATAACCTTTCCATAACGTATACACCATAACCTTTCTATACCATATATACCATAACCTTTCTATACCATATATACCATAACCTTTCTATACCATATATACCATAACCTTTCTATACCATATATACCATAACCTTTCTATAACATATATACCATAACCTTTCTATACCATATATACCATAACCTTTCTATAACATATATACCATAACCTTTCTATACCATATATACCATAACCTTTCCATAACATATATACCATAACCTTTCTATACCATATATACCATAACCTTTCCATACCATATACACCATAACCTTTCCATACCATATATACCATAACCTTTCCATACCATATATACCATAACCTTTAGAAACATTGTCAGTGAGGACTTTATGAATCCCTGATTATAGGGTCACATCTGCCAGGACTTCATTAGGCACACCCGGATCTCCTTCACCCTGTAGCCGTATATCAGTGGATGGATGGTTGCCGGGAAGAGGTAGTATATGGCGCTGGTGAGGTTCTGGAGATCGATAGAGATGGGCATCCTGTAGGCGATGGATGACAGTAGACCACAGGCATAGTTCAGCACCACGACGCAGAGGTGAGTCCCGCAGGTGTGGAGCGTCTTGTGCCGAGCCTTCACTATCTTCATGGCTGAGTAGAGAATCCTGGAGTAGGACATGAGGAGCAGAGTGATGTCTATGGCGGTCACCACGATCCTCACCATCAGACCCACAATTTGGACGTTGTGGATGTTTCCACATCCCAGGTTCAGGAGAACCATATTTTCACATACAAAGTCCAGGATGAGGTTGGAGAAGCAGAACTCCACCCAGGAGGCCACAATGATTATAGGAGACACCATGAGGCTACATTCAATGAAGCTGAAGATGGACAGATGGAGCAGCAGCCGGCTAGTCATGATATCATGATAACGTAGAGGCTTACAGATCGCCACATAGCGGTCCAGTGCCATCAACAGCAGCACATTGGACTCAAACATGACCATGGTGTACATGAAGAACATCTGGAAGAGGCAACCGCCCAGAGAGATGCGGTCCACTCCACCAACAAGCGCCATCATAGTGCTGGGGACAATAGCGGTGGTGCAGGAGATGTTCACTGCAAAGAGGAGACAGATGAGGTGATACATGGGGGACTGCAAGGTCTTCTCCACCCGGATCCTGGACATAATGATCAGATTCCCCGACAAGATCAACACATAGACACTGCAGAACGGGACGGCCAGGAGCTCCCGGAACGACGAGACCCCGGGGAATCCTCGGAGGACAAACTCTGTGTAGAGGAGGGGGGAGGATTGGTTCTCTTGTAGAAGATCCATTTATTCCAGGTCAATCCTGCAGCCAATGTCAAAGAGAAAGAAAATATTCATGATATCATGACAAATAATGTATTTAGCTGCAATGTTTATATCAAACTATATTCACAAAATACTGGGAAAGTTACTAAACTTTATCAATAATCATTTACAAACCTCATGAATTCTATTACTGTTCTTTTGCTTCCTGCTCTTCTAAACGATTTACTGAAAGTGCCGTTTTAGCTGCCTATTCCGTACTCTTATACAAGTTGCTTTGATCTGCTGCCATTTTACAAACACTGCTCGCTTCCCTAAGCTCACATAAAAAAAGATGTTTGTATTCCGAGTTTGAGAGCAGATTCTTATTATAGCAGTAGTTCAAAGCAGCTTGTAAAAGAGCATGAACTGGGCAGCTAAAACTGCACTTTTTTTTTAGGAaatctagtgtcgcgggcggaggaggggacgctgcgctctcccactgctcgggtccggccgctgctgctgcggctactgctcggtggtggctcgagcggggggccggatcccagggactcgagcggcgttcctcgcccgtgagtgaaaaggggttttgattgtggggatttgatattgtccgtgacgccacccacggttgtggtgaagttgtgacaccaccgctgctctggacggggatcccgggagcggtgacagggagcagctttgatgttagttcttccctccgtgggtaggggggttggttgtcccggggcccggtgatggagtagggatggatggcaggcgggttacggggcctggtgaggtgcagggtcgcgggggcagcgctgtgccgcacggcacggtggtactcactcagccaatgatgaggacacagttctcggtaaagcacacggctggatggacgggtcccacagacggctgcggtgttgtttctcccggcaggttgatggtgactgcctttccctgcacctgtgtactgtaaacagttccaatgggttcccacctgtaacccgctccccagcttggatatgggctggaggagccccttttgcccgcaggctctggccctgggaactttagccttggcagtgactgtgtttccctctctcggttggacggttgccttctgtcgggacttggctgctgggaaacccaggaggctcccttcgctgacggatttggcaaatt includes these proteins:
- the LOC142290108 gene encoding olfactory receptor 52P1-like, coding for MDLLQENQSSPLLYTEFVLRGFPGVSSFRELLAVPFCSVYVLILSGNLIIMSRIRVEKTLQSPMYHLICLLFAVNISCTTAIVPSTMMALVGGVDRISLGGCLFQMFFMYTMVMFESNVLLLMALDRYVAICKPLRYHDIMTSRLLLHLSIFSFIECSLMVSPIIIVASWVEFCFSNLILDFVCENMVLLNLGCGNIHNVQIVGLMVRIVVTAIDITLLLMSYSRILYSAMKIVKARHKTLHTCGTHLCVVVLNYACGLLSSIAYRMPISIDLQNLTSAIYYLFPATIHPLIYGYRVKEIRVCLMKSWQM